The following proteins are encoded in a genomic region of Athene noctua chromosome 9, bAthNoc1.hap1.1, whole genome shotgun sequence:
- the GINS2 gene encoding DNA replication complex GINS protein PSF2 isoform X1 — MEPAEAEFLAEKELVTIVPNFSLDRIHLIGGDLGPFNPGLPVEVPVWLAINLKQRQKCRLIPPEWMDVEKLEEIRDQERKEDTFTPMPSPYYMELTKLLLNYASDNIPKADEIRTLVKETWDTRLAKLRLSADSFVRQQEAHAKLDNLTLMEINTTGTFLTQALDHMYKLRTNLQPSESADSQDF, encoded by the exons ATGGAGCCGGCCGAGGCGGAGTTCCTGGCCGAGAAGGAGCTGGTGACGATCGTCCCCAACTTCAGCCTCGACCGGATCCACCTCATCGGG GGAGATCTAGGCCCTTTCAATCCTGGCTTACCGGTGGAAGTGCCTGTCTGGTTGGCCATTAACctgaagcagaggcagaagtgtCGGCTGATTCCTCCGGAATGGATGGATGTTG AAAAACTGGAGGAAATCCGGGACCAGGAACGTAAAGAGGACACCTTCACTCCGATGCCTAGTCCCTATTATATGGAACTCACAAAGCTGCTGTTAAACTA TGCCTCGGACAACATCCCCAAAGCGGATGAGATTCGGACGCTGGTGAAGGAGACCTGGGACACGCGGCTCGCCAAGCTGCGGCTCTCTGCGGACAGCTTCGTCAGGCAGCAGGAGGCTCACGCCAAG ctGGATAACTTAACCCTGATGGAGATCAACACGACTGGGACTTTCCTTACTCAAGCTTTAGATCACATGTATAAGCTCCGGACTAACCTCCAGCCTAGCGAGAGCGCCGACTCGCAGGATTTCTGA
- the GINS2 gene encoding DNA replication complex GINS protein PSF2 isoform X2, with protein MEPAEAEFLAEKELGDLGPFNPGLPVEVPVWLAINLKQRQKCRLIPPEWMDVEKLEEIRDQERKEDTFTPMPSPYYMELTKLLLNYASDNIPKADEIRTLVKETWDTRLAKLRLSADSFVRQQEAHAKLDNLTLMEINTTGTFLTQALDHMYKLRTNLQPSESADSQDF; from the exons ATGGAGCCGGCCGAGGCGGAGTTCCTGGCCGAGAAGGAGCTG GGAGATCTAGGCCCTTTCAATCCTGGCTTACCGGTGGAAGTGCCTGTCTGGTTGGCCATTAACctgaagcagaggcagaagtgtCGGCTGATTCCTCCGGAATGGATGGATGTTG AAAAACTGGAGGAAATCCGGGACCAGGAACGTAAAGAGGACACCTTCACTCCGATGCCTAGTCCCTATTATATGGAACTCACAAAGCTGCTGTTAAACTA TGCCTCGGACAACATCCCCAAAGCGGATGAGATTCGGACGCTGGTGAAGGAGACCTGGGACACGCGGCTCGCCAAGCTGCGGCTCTCTGCGGACAGCTTCGTCAGGCAGCAGGAGGCTCACGCCAAG ctGGATAACTTAACCCTGATGGAGATCAACACGACTGGGACTTTCCTTACTCAAGCTTTAGATCACATGTATAAGCTCCGGACTAACCTCCAGCCTAGCGAGAGCGCCGACTCGCAGGATTTCTGA